Below is a window of Myroides profundi DNA.
AAACAAAAGACGTGTTTCTGAGAAGAACCTCTTGTCTCTTTGCTTTTTTGGAGGAACACTAGGTGCATGGATTGCGATGAAGAAACTTAGACATAAAATCTCTAAAGACTCTTTTAAACTAAAGTTTTATGCCATCCTAGCTATTCAGGTAGCCTTATTCTTTATCGTCTTTAAACGATAATATCCATAAAAAAAAGACTTATAACCGAAGTCATAAGTCTCTTGTATATTACTCTTCTGCAGTTTTAAGCCAAAACAACTTCATATAGAGTATTTACTTCTCATATCATTTTGAGATTTATACTCTCCTCTTTCTAATGACTCCATCCCTATTTGAATGCGTTCTTTCACTTCTTCAACAGTATATTGACAAGGTGATTCTACCTCCACCTTCTTTAAGTCCTTTACATACCTAATTACTAAGTCAAGCAAATTCTCATCGTGATTAATCTCATTAATCAACTCTCTTTCTTTCATACTAATCCCCATACAATACTCATTTACTGTAATTTACAATACAAATATCCATAAAAAAAGACTTATAACCGCAGTCATAATTCTTCTTTTAAATATTTTATTGTTTAGTATCTTTTATCTGTATCTACAGATCTAATCTCTAAGTAAATAGGTTGTCCTATATAATTCGCAGATAAATTATTCTTAAGTACTGAGAACATATCGTCTTTAGAAGTACTCCACTTACCTAAGCTGTTTATCTTATCTTCAGTGCTTAGTATTGTAAAACTTGCATTACTCAAGATTTTACCATTCTTATCATTTAAATTTAAATTACCTTCTTTTCGATAATGTACTAATGCTGATCTTACAGCATCATTTAAGTCTGCATAATCGGCCTTACTCTCTATTGCCACATAAGTAACAGGAGTTCCTCTCATAATTCTCTTCACATAATACAAGTCCTTCTCATTCATAGGCTCTTTAAAGAAATTTTCATAATCTCCCTCAAACCACTCTCCATAGAATACCTTACCTACTCTCATTAGTAAAATAGACTTATATCTACTATCACCTGCATTCATTTTCATATTTTTCGCAAAAACTTCTCCTAACTTCAGATTACCACTAAAAGCTTGAACAACATCT
It encodes the following:
- a CDS encoding DUF1294 domain-containing protein: MKFLFLYLLIINYLAFSMFAFDKEQAIKNKRRVSEKNLLSLCFFGGTLGAWIAMKKLRHKISKDSFKLKFYAILAIQVALFFIVFKR